The Theileria orientalis strain Shintoku DNA, chromosome 2, complete genome genome has a window encoding:
- a CDS encoding 5'-3' exoribonuclease 2 has translation MGIPSFFRWLAERYPLICESQYVTTSDKGDAFKLLKSPETFKDSFNEPLFTYRPPDGFDNLYLDVNGIVHNCSHSIADLCQNITSEDDIFVSIFQCIINLVNIVRPKSLLYLAVDGVAPRAKIIQQRERRFRSASEATIQQLILESLTELGDQDEDTQGEETQKEEFKFDPIQITPGTAFMERLTTRLQFFALKMINENELWRNLKIVVSGSEVPGEGEHKIMEYIRNDKARRHAEFESEVHRREPGDTPHISHCVYGLDADLIVLSLATHEPYICLLREQVVFGHMKNSSKLRMMVNMNSYIMDRVVDDFVFLTFFVGNDFLPHLLLANIPEGGLNELLQIYREYLDESFKSGPSSTAVGNHQNTLPQRNARDPWLTCNCGEVNFDNLMIFFTKWAKYENFKIQNYLTNEIVSRTSSKNQNTNNNKVVSFNSNRVVMSHSVVDHSKHSSLITVIDVKNCKIETDLSDFISKYPNEPTTLLDYKNRYYLAKMGISNQLIKCDMSSVNSRRYVLENGRIVVLTPLLSQVLDIKFDKGKPITPYEQLMLVLPRQSAHFLPSVFSALITEQESPLHQYYPIHFDVDMDNTKVPWGGITLLPSVPYSLMLQCMNRALSKNRGDLHDGKNYTNGVIKGKQGHEKNTKLSPRTPMMSHAENGEMELLYQCSNMLTEEEKDRNKFGLARIYSYDPKVSKQVHSPFKIFDDIPESKVLCSPFFNPSLKKLHFPNTMMLPKTGSHLRKNFWFPGLGSLPYRTIIKRGVDVFNSKSRHPSVYINIFQSLNNTALSNLLKCTSTTYLSVGYPYKHFGKLMSIHTPYVKFEDNKLTTSDPTALKDSISKIDAELDKMGLIVGYKSQARNYNPKILDQNSHILLKMFQNMQGGKYRPSMKTLKEGRMLGLDHLCENVVVKYVVLDKNLQETKMVKEVLLPMVNFVDHPEKITSLLVTHEDDHKEKVRKEMLSLQQELRMHEMLHGKFDKPKIKAVCMMHGNLYGKVGLIENVGHTFDTVTAIFRLPNIKLTIGETGLTEFKKYVELQRRLEDHKINWYTFERICKMAKLSPQAAAALFQKVMITDLKADIGMNLVYYDKDVEDPLCLPGYTQLAPTYLSEVDPVYMVRYSGDCVELINNYRDKFPELFEFLERVDVNHENRPLEMTEIYPHLSEEQARFKLGRINKFCDSQPFRRLKLTQGNYTCMTKNQIQIVVDYQNECSRVAKEAGAEGEKDVKMVRVSHMRNLHIPAYNTKAIRYDLANVFLGQVVVYISHNEKVPIGSRGVVVGIYPNDSSSEGEADQHQSNGARGDLRGPKDSSNMTLEVVLDEDCLSASDLFGRCKKMRGIFVGLTDVVFLYQQDLLDPEVYTRVYSRHDRNNADFVSYV, from the exons atgggaATCCCGTCCTTCTTTAGGTGGCTAGCAGAACGTTATCCTCTGATTTGCGAGTCTCAATACGTTACAACGTCCGACAAGGGCGACGCCTTCAAGCTGCTAAAGTCGCCCGAGACCTTCAAGGATAGTTTTAACGAACCCCTCTTCACATATAGACCTCCAGATGGTTTTGACAATTTGTATTTGGACGTTAACGGGATAGTGCACAACTGCTCTCACAGTATCGCAGACCTCTGCCAAAATATAACCTCTGAGGATGATATATTCGTGTCGATATTCCAATGTATCATAAATTTAGTAAACATAGTGCGTCCAAAGAGTCTCTTGTATTTGGCAGTGGACGGTGTGGCCCCCAGAGCGAAAATCATTCAACAGAGAGAACGTCGATTCAGGTCGGCATCGGAGGCGACGATACAGCAGCTGATTCTCGAATCACTGACAGAACTGGGGGACCAGGACGAGGACACACAAGGGGAGGAAACACAGAAGGAAGAATTCAAGTTCGACCCGATCCAAATCACGCCCGGAACGGCCTTCATGGAGCGTCTGACCACGAGGCTGCAGTTTTTCGCCCTAAAGATGATCAACGAAAACGAGCTGTGGAGGAACCTGAAGATAGTGGTGAGCGGCTCCGAAGTACCCGGAGAGGGAGAACACAAGATTATGGAGTATATCAGGAACGACAAAGCTAGGCGCCACGCAGAGTTTGAATCGGAAGTACATAGGAGGGAACCCGGGGATACTCCGCACATTTCACACTGCGTATACGGGCTCGACGCGGACCTCATAGTGCTGTCGCTAGCAACGCACGAACCGTACATCTGCCTGCTGCGCGAGCAGGTGGTGTTCGGGCACATGAAAAACTCATCAAAGCTGAGAATGATGGTTAACATGAACAGCTAC ATCATGGACAGAGTAGTTGACGACTTCGTATTCCTGACGTTCTTCGTCGGAAACGATTTCCTGCCACACCTGCTGCTGGCGAACATACCGGAGGGAGGCCTGAACGAACTCCTGCAAATATACAGAGAATATTTGGACGAGTCGTTCAAGTCAGGGCCAAGTAGCACGGCCGTAGGCAATCACCAGAACACATTGCCGCAAAGGAACGCTCGAGACCCATGGCTGACGTGCAACTGCGGAGAAGTCAACTTTGACAACCTTATGATATTTTTCACGAAGTGGGCAAAATACGAAAATTtcaaaatacaaaattatcTGACTAACGAAATAGTGTCGAGGACGAGTAGCAAGAACCAAAACACAAACAACAACAAAGTAGTCAGTTTTAACAGCAACAGAGTAGTGATGAGTCACTCAGTGGTGGACCACAGCAAACACAGCTCACTGATAACAGTGATCGACGTaaaaaactgtaaaatagagACGGACCTGTCCGACTTTATAAGCAAGTACCCGAATGAGCCGACGACACTCCTGGATTACAAAAACAGGTACTACTTAGCGAAAATGGGAATTTCGAATCAGCTGATCAAGTGTGACATGAGCTCAGTCAACTCT AGGAGGTACGTGCTGGAAAACGGAAGGATCGTCGTGCTGACGCCGCTACTATCGCAGGTGCTGGACATCAAGTTCGACAAGGGGAAGCCGATAACGCCCTATGAGCAGCTGATGCTGGTTCTTCCGCGACAATCAGCACACTTCCTGCCTAGTGTGTTCAGCGCCCTCATCACGGAGCAGGAGTCACCGCTGCACCAGTACTACCCGATCCACTTCGACGTGGACATGGACAACACGAAAGTGCCCTGGGGAGGGATCACGCTCCTGCCGTCAGTGCCGTATTCGCTGATGCTGCAGTGCATGAACAGGGCGCTGAGCAAGAACAGAGGGGATTTGCACGACGGAAAGAACTACACGAACGGAGTGATTAAGGGGAAGCAGGGACACGAAAAGAACACGAAGCTA TCGCCGAGGACACCCATGATGAGTCACGCTGAAAACGGGGAGATGGAGCTCCTGTACCAGTGCAGCAACATGCTCacggaggaggaaaaggacaGAAACAAGTTTGGACTGGCCAGGATATACTCGTACGACCCGAAGGTGAGCAAGCAAGTGCATTCGCCGTTTAAAATCTTCGATGACATACCGGAGTCAAAGGTGCTTTGTAGCCCCTTCTTCAACCCGTCCCTGAAAAAACTGCACTTCCCAAACACGATGATGCTGCCGAAGACGGGAAGCCACCTCCGGAAAAACTTCTGGTTCCCAGGACTGGGCTCGCTCCCATACCGAACGATTATCAAGCGAGGAGTGGACGTGTTCAACAGCAAGTCGCGGCACCCGAGCGTGTACATCAACATCTTCCAGAGCCTGAACAACACGGCGCTgtcgaacctgctgaagtgCACGAGCACTACGTACCTATCAGTGGGATACCCGTACAAGCACTTCGGAAAGCTGATGTCGATACACACGCCGTACGTTAAGTTCGAGGACAACAAGCTCACGACGAGTGACCCGACAGCGCTAAAGGACTCGATCTCGAAAATAGACGCAGAATTGGACAAGATGGGCCTGATAGTGGGCTACAAGAGCCAAGCGCGCAACTATAACCCGAAGATCCTGGACCAGAACAGCCACATCCTGCTCAAGATGTTCCAGAACATGCAAGGAGGGAAGTACAGGCCCTCAATGAAAACATTGAAGGAAGGGAGGATGCTGGGCCTGGACCACCTGTGCGAAAACGTGGTCGTCAAGTACGTGGTGCTCGACAAAAACCTGCAGGAGACGAAGATGGTGAAGGAGGTGTTGCTGCCCATGGTTAACTTTGTGGACCACCCGGAGAAGATAACCAGTCTGCTGGTGACGCACGAGGACGACCACAAGGAAAAGGTGAGGAAGGAAATGCTCTCACTGCAGCAGGAGCTGAGGATGCACGAAATGCTCCACGGCAAGTTCGACAAGCCTAAGATAAAGGCGGTGTGCATGATGCATGGCAACCTGTACGGGAAAGTGGGACTGATCGAAAACGTGGGGCACACGTTCGACACAGTTACCGCCATATTCAGGCTGCCCAACATAAAGCTGACGATAGGAGAGACGGGGCTTACGGAGTTTAAGAAGTACGTGGAGCTGCAAAGGAGGCTGGAGGACCACAAGATAAACTGGTACACCTTCGAGAGGATATGCAAAATGGCGAAGCTGTCGCCGCAGGCGGCCGCAGCGCTGTTCCAGAAGGTGATGATCACAGACCTGAAGGCGGACATCGGGATGAACCTGGTCTACTACGACAAGGACGTGGAGGACCCGCTGTGCCTGCCAGGGTACACACAGCTCGCGCCCACGTACCTGAGCGAAGTGGACCCGGTGTACATGGTGCGCTACTCAGGCGACTGCGTCGAACTCATCAACAACTACCGCGACAAGTTCCCGGAGCTCTTCGAGTTCCTGGAGCGGGTCGACGTGAATCACGAGAATAGGCCGCTGGAGATGACCGAGATATACCCGCACCTATCGGAGGAACAGGCGCGATTTAAGCTGGGGCGCATCAACAAGTTCTGCGACTCGCAGCCCTTCAGGCGTCTGAAGCTGACTCAGGGGAACTACACCTGCATGACCAAGAACCAGATCCAGATCGTGGTGGACTACCAGAACGAGTGCAGCAGGGTTGCAAAGGAGGCCGGCGCGGAGGGAGAAAAGGACGTGAAGATGGTGAGGGTGAGTCACATGAGGAACCTGCACATACCGGCCTACAACACCAAGGCAATAAGGTACGACCTGGCGAACGTGTTCCTGGGGCAGGTGGTGGTCTACATAAGTCACAATGAAAAGGTCCCCATCGGCTCCAGGGGAGTGGTGGTGGGCATATACCCGAACGACTCGTCCTCCGAGGGGGAGGCAGACCAGCACCAGAGCAACGGCGCCCGGGGGGACCTTAGGGGCCCCAAGGACAGCTCGAATATGACCCTGGAGGTGGTTTTGGACGAGGACTGCCTCTCAGCCTCGGACCTGTTTGGGCGCTGCAAGAAGATGAGGGGCATCTTCGTGGGCCTCACCGACGTGGTCTTCCTCTACCAGcaggacctgctggaccCGGAAGTCTACACGAGGGTGTACTCGAGACATGACAGAAACAACGCAGACTTTGTTAGTTACGTCTAA
- a CDS encoding uncharacterized protein (membrane attack complex component/perforin/complement C9 family protein), with the protein MSTDDSNLCSIEARRLTINQPVNMPHPEVNQRKLKIKDEKFSKTKHHIDRKHNEIAVVGSDSVKNGQSFIQKKVKNSKGGIKNSLVSKLKPKTKNSKVTEKPRDEKKKAARFNINFKNKKNVNSNSKKSKSSMKGLMNITKSSKTKKVPIKSHKEGSNDTEEHDEDEEEHEFPKGKGFAEKAKKGLIGVAGKIADYGLPIATQMATEAINKRLNGSGKSDQGVTDDDSDLGDDILGGDDDDDDIDFGSNDEDDKSVKTPPKNTKARKEKSLKKTKKDEDMDMDDIFGTDEKSVSKKGAKDDEDIDLEYLGAGYDLIKGNPMGDNITLLDPGYKSNVIQMHWNKKVENISNSMKYLQPVGGWIRPYSSCHKVETVNEINSSDSILKSLSADASVSFNLAGDALKFAASAKYKKLDSASKSGTSKMFINKSYCFKYVAGISTFLNRDFTLGFQSSLDRLVNKFQGLENESSCKPYMYREDPGNNSCYKMGITHWMELFNTFGTHVATKIYLGGKIFTTMEVKKNQEKKLSDQGVDVKAILSAEIKNSNIDSNVQVSVIKSNNSNENLLDTKKSTFVLGGDIYGKGKTMDFIEWSKSVSQHPMPIKAEFTPISHFMDKSLREAYNKAYLYYGKVILESDYLRYQNQMQLTPEQFMMDIDIESTSGKGVTSLKCKDGKSIQFGFVMSTLKDNTHNVTECPTHRTECSSPKNDEVLYSTIWIGCRSENLINLTQKLTKDKEPACDSDYSILLGSYFFNNKSNYLLMKPCKLVVKNYEISGENKCDVDGEVEYTWMVCTKKFWQLNTRSKVVKKSDLSSISCSPGETIAFGEYSMLLYLLPRTHLFTYNVKYRSNTHLINLILAGMTIEWNKDADKKSFASIYPCKREERVCNHKSDQRCKRIVHYIVCK; encoded by the exons ATGAGTACGGATGattcaaatttatgtaGTATTGAAGCAAGAAGGCTCACTATTAACCAGCCTGTAAAcat GCCTCACCCTGAGGTGAACCAAAGAAAGCTAAAAATTAAGGATGAAAAATTTTCTAAAACAAAGCATCATATTGACAGAAAACATAATGAAattgctgttgttggtTCGGATTCTGTGAAAAATGGTCAATCATTTATTCAGAagaaagttaaaaattccAAAGGAGGGATCAAAAACTCCCTCGTTTCTAAATTGAAaccaaaaacaaaaaattcGAAAGTTACTGAAAAACCAAGAgatgaaaagaagaaggctGCTAGAtttaatatcaattttaaaaataagaaaaatgTTAATAGTAACTCGAAAAAATCAAAGTCATCAATGAAGGGGCTAATGAATATTACTAAAAGTTCTAAAACAAAAAAGGTTCCGATTAAGAGTCACAAAGAAGGTAGCAATGATACTGAAGAACacgatgaagatgaagaagaacatgaATTTCCAAAAGGTAAAGGTTTTGCTGAGAAAGCGAAAAAAGGCTTAATTGGTGTTGCAGGTAAAATTGCCGACTACGGTCTTCCTATTGCGACCCAAATGGCCACTGAAGCAATTAATAAGAGATTGAATGGCAGTGGAAAGTCTGACCAGGGAGTAACAGATGATGATTCAGATTTGGGTGATGACATATTAGGAGGCGAcgatgatgatgatgatatAGATTTTGGTTCAAAcgatgaagatgataaaaGTGTTAAAACTCCACCTAAAAACACTAAAGCCCGTAAAGAAAaaagtttgaaaaaaacGAAAAAGGATGAGGATATGGATATGGACGATATTTTTGGTACTGATGAGAAGAGTGTGAGTAAAAAAGGTGCTAAAGATGATGAAGACATTGACTTAG aGTACCTTGGAGCTGGCTATGATCTAATAAAGGGAAATCCGATGGGAGATAATATAACATTGTTAGACCCAGGGTATAAATCAAACGTTATTCAAATGCACTGGAATAAAAAAGTGGAAAACATATCCAACAGTATGAAATACCTGCAGCCAGTAGGAGGATGGATAAGACCATATTCATCTTGCCATAAAGTGGAAACG GTGaatgaaataaattcaTCCGACTCAATTCTAAAATCACTATCAGCTGATGCCAGCGTATCATTTAACCTGGCAGGTGACGCACTTAAATTCGCAGCCTCGGCAAAGTACAAAAAACTCGACAGCGCATCAAAATCAGGAACAAGcaaaatgtttataaacaagTCCTATTGCTTTAAATACGTGGCTGGTATATCAAC ATTCTTAAATAGGGACTTCACGCTAGGGTTTCAATCATCGTTGGACCgtttagtaaataaatttcaaGGACTTGAAAACGAGTCAAGCTGTAAACCATACATGTACAGAGAAGATCCGGGAAACAATAGTTGTTACAAGATGGGAATAACACATTGGATGGAGctttttaacacatttggAACACATGTCGCaactaaaatatacttGG GAGGCAAAATATTCACAACCATGGAAGTGAAAAAGAACCAGGAGAAGAAATTGAGTGACCAGGGAGTGGACGTCAAGGCAATTCTGTCAGCTGAGATAAAGAACTCCAACATAGACTCAAACGTACAAGTGTCTGTAATAAAATCCAACAACTCAAACGAAAATTTGCTCGACACTAAGAAGTCAACATTCGTGCTAGGAGGTGACATATATGGAAAGGGTAAAACCATGGATTTCATCGAATGGTCAAAATCTGTTTCTCAACATCCAATGCCAATTAAGGCTGAATTTACCCCGATTTCACACTTTATGGATAAGAGCCTACGTGAAGCGTACAACAAGGCGTACTTGTACTATGGAAAGGTGATTTTGGAAAGTGACTATTTGCGTTACCAAAATCAAATGCAGCTGACACCGGAACAATTT ATGATGGATATTGACATCGAGAGCACAAGCGGCAAAGGCGTGACAAGTCTCAAATGTAAAGACGGCAAATCGATCCAGTTCGGCTTCGTGATGTCAACTCTAAAAGATAATACACACAATGTAACAGAGTGTCCAACTCACAG GACTGAATGCTCATCTCCTAAAAACGATGAAGTTTTATACTCGACTATCTGGATCGGTTGCAGGAGCgagaatttaataaatttgactCAAAAGCTAACTAAGGATAAG GAACCTGCCTGTGATAGTGACTACAGCATCCTATTAGGCTCGtacttttttaataataaatctaACTATCTACTAATGAAGCCGTGCAAACTGG TTGTTAAAAACTACGAAATTTCAGGGGAAAACAAGTGCGACGTTGACGGCGAGGTCGAATACACATGGATGGTGTGCACGAAGAAATTCTGG CAACTGAACACGAGGTCAAAAGTCGTAAAGAAATCGGATTTATCATCGATAAGTTGTTCTCCCGGCGAAACTATTGCATTCGGTGAGTACTCtatgttattatatttactaccACGTACACACCTGTTCACGTATAACGTTAAGTATCGTAGCAATACACATCTAATAAACTTAATACTCGCAGGTATGACCATTGAATGGAACAAGGACGCCGATAAAAAATCGTTTGCCAGTATATACCCCTGTAAAAGGGAAGAGCGCGTCTGCAACCACAAATCCGACCAGCGCTGCAAACGCATAGTTCACTACATTGTGTGCAAATAA
- a CDS encoding phenylalanyl-tRNA synthetase, with protein MLRISALRVNRSSNISAQLKPCFLNTCSYQPLKSQPFRPYKTQSGLNSNLKIPQHFQDKISRRLDTSPSNPIGIIAQHIKDFFNSYQDVVISSRKFDFFTVESNPVSISQNFDELQVPLDHVSRDPSDTYYLDHEYIEKYKEYKSKAYLDIINSEKNGVYGRDLIESMASSFGHSRYRLLPTHTTSHITGFLKRGIPQALYSGQVFRRDEIDAQHYPVFHQMDGYLLFSREDVEALRKLEEYKGFGDSEVILRHLKRTLESLVSYMYGFVKFVAKTPSEHYEKVLFSALEKQWDDKATFPFTYPSSEYYISNDGEMTELLGCGVLKNIILENNLPKRGKYVGGWAFGIGLERMAMVLCKIFDIRQFWETDERFTRQYESSYADGILPIFSKYSKNPPVTRDISFYLSDAFDEERFKNAILENGKGYVEGVEFISSYFNDKLQRKSLCYRVTYRGFNENLTNSFVNELHDLAIDSVKHRFNLIIR; from the exons ATGTTAAGAATCTCGGCTCTTAGGGTCAATCGCAGCTCAAATATCTCTGCTCAACTGAAGCCGTGCTTCCTCAACACGTGCTCATACCAACCACTAAAATCGCAACCATTCAGACCTTACAAGACACAATCTGGTCTCAACTCAAACCTTAAAATCCCTCAACATTTCCAGGATAAGATATCTAGAAGGTTGGATACGTCGCCATCCAATCCCATTGGAATCATCGCTCAACACATCAAGGATTTCTTCAATTCCTACCAGGATGTCGTTATTTCTAGCAGAAAGTTTGATTTTTTTACCGTTGAATCAAACCCAGTCTCAATAAGCCAAAACTTTGACGAGTTGCAGGTCCCTCTGGACCACGTGAGCAGAGACCCGAGTGACACCTATTATTTGGACCACGAATACATAGAAAAGTACAAAGAGTATAAATCTAAAGCGTATTTGGACATAATAAACAGTGAAAAGAATGGAGTTTACGGAAGGGACTTGATTGAGTCGATGGCAAGTAGCTTCGGTCACTCGCGCTACAGGCTCCTTCCTACACACACCACTTCACACATCACTGGGTTCCTGAAAAGGGGGATCCCACAAGCATTATATTCAG GCCAGGTGTTCAGGAGAGACGAGATTGACGCTCAGCACTACCCTGTGTTCCACCAGATGGACGGCTATCTGCTGTTCTCGAGGGAGGATGTGGAAGCACTGaggaagctggaggagtaTAAGGGGTTTGGCGACTCTGAGGTCATTTTGAGACACCTGAAGCGCACCCTGGAGAGTCTGGTGTCCTACATGTACGGCTTCGTTAAGTTTGTGGCCAAAACGCCCTCAGAACACTACGAAAAGGTGCTTTTTTCAGCACTGGAAAAACAATGGGACGACAAGGCCACCTTTCCGTTTACGTACCCGTCGTCGGAGTATTACATCAGCAACGACGGTGAAATGACGGAGCTGCTGGGCTGCGGAGTCCTGAAAAACATTATCCTGGAGAACAACCTGCCTAAACGCGGCAAGTACGTGGGCGGCTGGGCCTTTGGCATTGGCCTCGAGCGGATGGCCATGGTGCTCTGCAAAATTTTTGATATTCGCCAGTTCTGGGAGACCGACGAGCGGTTCACAAGGCAGTACGAGAGCTCCTACGCGGACGGGATTCTGCCGATTTTTTCAAAGTACAGCAAAAATCCACCGGTGACCAGGGACATCTCCTTCTACCTGAGCGACGCCTTCGACGAGGAGCGCTTCAAGAACGCGATCTTGGAGAACGGCAAGGGTTACGTGGAGGGAGTGGAGTTCATCTCAAGCTACTTCAACGATAAGCTGCAGAGGAAGAGTCTCTGCTACCGGGTTACCTACCGCGGATTCAACGAGAATCTGACCAACTCCTTTGTGAACGAGTTACACGACCTGGCCATCGATTCTGTTAAACAtagatttaatttgatAATTCGCTAA